From the genome of Deinococcus sp. JMULE3, one region includes:
- a CDS encoding M48 family metallopeptidase, which produces MTRTAPVTVTLGGVYFDGHSSRDRAARLTLGPVVTLTLDGEAHTFTPADLSVDPPVPGVRRVVRLPGGARFETTDFAPLLAWERAGGRNRTLRGVAWLESQWGSALAAVAVAFALLGAFIVWGIPALATQAARATPRGVLASFDEQTLRVLEEQDLIGPSGLPRERQEALQREFRQVQAWAGGGYPYRLLLRDGEPAGDTGVGANAFALPNGTIVMTDQLVALARSDRELLGVLAHETGHVTRRHGLATVYQGLGLGLVGTLITGDLVSSTSFAAAVPAAILRGGYSRAAETEADRVAADFMLGRYGSTRPLQDILTRLDAAEDTEDTAGVDREGSWLDVFRSHPVTRDRVAALKALEGR; this is translated from the coding sequence ATGACCCGCACCGCGCCGGTCACGGTGACGCTGGGCGGCGTGTACTTCGACGGGCACAGCAGCCGGGACCGCGCGGCGCGGCTCACGCTGGGGCCGGTCGTGACGCTGACCCTGGACGGCGAGGCCCACACGTTCACCCCTGCCGACCTGAGCGTGGACCCGCCGGTGCCCGGCGTGCGGCGCGTGGTGCGCCTGCCGGGCGGGGCGAGGTTCGAGACGACCGACTTCGCGCCGCTGCTGGCGTGGGAACGCGCGGGTGGCCGCAACCGGACGCTGCGGGGTGTAGCGTGGCTGGAATCCCAGTGGGGCAGCGCGCTGGCGGCGGTGGCGGTGGCGTTCGCGCTGCTCGGCGCGTTCATCGTGTGGGGCATCCCCGCCCTGGCGACGCAGGCGGCCCGGGCCACGCCGCGCGGCGTGCTGGCGTCCTTCGACGAGCAGACGCTGCGGGTACTGGAGGAACAGGACCTGATCGGCCCGAGTGGACTGCCCCGCGAGCGGCAGGAGGCGCTGCAACGCGAATTCCGGCAGGTTCAGGCCTGGGCTGGCGGCGGGTACCCGTACCGGCTGCTGCTGCGCGACGGGGAGCCCGCCGGGGACACCGGGGTGGGCGCGAACGCGTTCGCGCTGCCGAACGGCACGATCGTCATGACCGACCAGCTGGTCGCGCTGGCCCGCTCGGACCGGGAACTGCTGGGCGTCCTGGCGCACGAGACCGGGCACGTCACGCGGCGGCACGGGCTGGCGACGGTGTACCAGGGGCTGGGGCTGGGGCTGGTCGGGACGCTCATCACGGGTGATCTGGTCAGTTCCACGTCGTTCGCGGCGGCGGTCCCGGCGGCGATCCTGCGCGGCGGGTACTCCCGCGCGGCGGAGACCGAGGCGGACCGCGTGGCGGCCGACTTCATGCTGGGCCGCTACGGCTCGACGCGGCCCCTGCAGGACATCCTGACGCGCCTGGATGCGGCGGAGGACACTGAGGA